The genomic window TCGACCGACATCACCGGCTCCAGCAAGACCGGCGAAGCCCTACGCGCAGCTTCCTTGAAGGCCATCGAACCGGCGATCTTGAAGGCCATCTCGCTCGAATCCACGTCGTGATAGCTGCCGTCGTAGAGCACGGCCTTGATGTCCACCAACTCGTAGCCGGCCAGCACGCCGCCTTCCATGGCTTCGCGCATGCCCTGGTCCACCGGCTTGATGAATTCCTTGGGCACGCTGCCGCCCACAATCTCGTTGACGAACTCGTAGCCCAGGCCCGGGTTGGGCTCCAGGCGGATCTTGACGTGGCCGTACTGGCCGCGCCCGCCGGTCTGGCGGATGAACTTGCCCTCGGCCTGGGCCACCTTGCGGATGGTCTCACGATAGGCCACCTGGGGCTTGCCTACGTTGGCATCCACGCTGAACTCGCGCATCATGCGGTCGACGATGATCTCCAGATGCAACTCGCCCATGCCGCTGATGATGGTCTGTCCGCTGTCCACGTCGGTATGGACCTTGAAGGTGGGATCTTCCTGGGCGAGCTTGGCCAGCGCCACGCCCATCTTTTCCTGGTCGGTCTTGGTCTTCGGCTCCACCGCCACCGAGATCACCGGCGTGGGGAACACGATGGATTCGAGCACCACGGGATGCTTCTCTTCGCACAGGGTGTCGCCGGTGGTCACGCCCTTCAGTCCGACGCAGGCGCAGATGTCGCCGGCGTAGATCTCTGAGATCTCTTCCCGCTTGTTAGCGTGCATCTGCAGCAAACGTCCGATGCGCTCGCGGCGCCGGCGCCCGGGGCTGTACACGTTGTCCCCGGTCTTCAGCTGTCCGGAGTACACGCGGATGAACGTCAGCTGCCCGACGAAGCTGTCGGTCATGATCTTGAAGGCCAGCGCCGAAAAGGGTTCGTTGTCATCGGCCTTGCGCGTGAGCTTCTCCTCGGGATTGTCCGGGTTCTCCCCCTCCATCGGAGGGATCTCCAAGGGCGAAGGGAGGAAGTCCACCACCGCGTCCAGCAGCGGCTGCACGCCCTTGTTCTTGAACGAACTCCCGCACAGCACCGGGAACACCTT from Terriglobales bacterium includes these protein-coding regions:
- the fusA gene encoding elongation factor G, producing the protein MARQVPLTRCRNIGIMAHIDAGKTTTTERILYYTGITHRLGEVHEGTATMDWMEQEQERGITITSAATTCYWRDIRINIIDTPGHVDFTAEVERSLRVLDGACAVFDAVHGVEPQSETVWRQADKYGVPRICFINKMDKMGADFEHAIDTIRKRLNARPVAIQLPIGQEDKFKGVVDLFAMKAVLWNDETLGAEYVVEDIPEALMKKANAFRSQMVETIVENDDELLHKYMEGETISPEQLKKSLRKSTIALKVFPVLCGSSFKNKGVQPLLDAVVDFLPSPLEIPPMEGENPDNPEEKLTRKADDNEPFSALAFKIMTDSFVGQLTFIRVYSGQLKTGDNVYSPGRRRRERIGRLLQMHANKREEISEIYAGDICACVGLKGVTTGDTLCEEKHPVVLESIVFPTPVISVAVEPKTKTDQEKMGVALAKLAQEDPTFKVHTDVDSGQTIISGMGELHLEIIVDRMMREFSVDANVGKPQVAYRETIRKVAQAEGKFIRQTGGRGQYGHVKIRLEPNPGLGYEFVNEIVGGSVPKEFIKPVDQGMREAMEGGVLAGYELVDIKAVLYDGSYHDVDSSEMAFKIAGSMAFKEAARRASPVLLEPVMSVEVVVPEEYMGDIIGDLNSRRGRIEGMEHRAGSQVIKSHVPLAEMFGYATDMRSRTQGRATFSMHFKRYEEAPRSVAEEIIARVQGKAVSR